A single region of the Phycisphaerae bacterium genome encodes:
- a CDS encoding exo-alpha-sialidase, producing the protein MQMSLGRSVTIWLAAAAASGSYCAAEEMRIDLSRSDAAASWMFLRDGGRIQNGEMVLDGREDIAPAFLEPHAWGDVKLQARFMVEPSAQGVLACGFIVRAQDAETYYYVHYDRQQAILVRSDPKVSWNELKRTGNLDRPAGQWHEAAIECVGDSLKVHLNGHLLYEARDPQLKHGRVGFYGSQGIVHIKDIVITGRPMKPENKLAPPQQRFAYVCRDAGAGAYEAFPDVCRLCDGRLLCVFYAGYGHIALPNAQLPKGGRIAFCTSSDEGRTWSKAQTLYDGPNDDRDPSITQLQDGRLVCTFFSLEAKPGGGYRCPGSTMIVSRDLGRTWSEPTLIAKDYYCSSPVRELSDGRLVLGLYAERPDGQWGAVTCSSDGGQSWNRPVDIASAGMPLAAETDVIRLRDGTLYAALRAESGSCAWSASADNGRSWSTARPMGFPGHCPYLHRAADGAICLAQRLPETCLRISRDECRTWSEPIAVDAFIGAYPSMVTLRDGSVLIVYYEEGDQSSIRAKRFRLTGSGVQWLPPADESLARCGLRTESVSRIWDFAPHNAFTDLVRHGDKLFCVFREATGHGVSPTGSIRILCSRDDGCTWQSAALITSPGLDLRDPKITLTPDRRLMVYAAGVQAQAVAGVTHRNYVWFSPDGKDFGKAAEIGEPNIWLWRVTWHKGTAYGVGYSVTSDRLLRLYTSTDGNRFTVLVPNMGPQGYANETSTIIFSPDGTARVLLRRDPEVGMIGTASHPYRDWVWQPLDCRLGGPEMRQLPDGRLLAAVRLYDNPVRTSLAWVDPQKRILAEVFSLPSGGDTSYAGIAASEDDRLWLSYYSSHEGRTCIYLAVLRLDGKTEPAR; encoded by the coding sequence ATGCAGATGAGTCTGGGCCGAAGTGTCACGATCTGGCTGGCGGCGGCAGCGGCATCAGGTTCCTACTGCGCTGCGGAGGAGATGAGGATTGACCTGAGTCGTTCGGATGCCGCCGCATCGTGGATGTTCCTCAGAGACGGGGGACGGATCCAGAACGGCGAGATGGTCCTCGACGGCCGAGAGGACATCGCCCCTGCATTCCTGGAGCCTCATGCCTGGGGCGACGTGAAGCTGCAAGCTCGGTTCATGGTGGAACCGTCGGCACAGGGAGTGCTGGCCTGTGGCTTCATTGTCCGGGCTCAGGACGCTGAAACGTACTACTACGTCCACTATGACCGTCAGCAGGCGATCCTGGTTCGTTCCGACCCGAAGGTTTCCTGGAATGAGCTCAAGCGAACCGGCAATCTGGACAGGCCGGCAGGCCAATGGCACGAGGCGGCCATCGAGTGCGTCGGCGATAGCCTCAAGGTTCACCTCAACGGTCACCTGCTGTACGAAGCTCGCGACCCGCAGCTCAAGCACGGCCGTGTCGGCTTCTATGGTAGTCAAGGGATCGTTCACATCAAGGACATCGTGATCACCGGCCGGCCGATGAAGCCGGAGAACAAGCTGGCTCCTCCCCAGCAGCGATTTGCGTACGTTTGCCGTGATGCCGGTGCCGGAGCTTACGAGGCATTTCCTGATGTGTGTCGCCTGTGCGACGGGCGACTATTGTGCGTGTTCTACGCGGGGTATGGACATATTGCCCTTCCCAACGCCCAGCTCCCCAAGGGTGGCCGGATCGCTTTCTGCACCTCCAGCGACGAGGGACGGACCTGGAGCAAGGCCCAGACGCTGTACGATGGTCCGAACGACGATCGGGATCCTTCGATTACCCAACTGCAGGATGGGCGGCTCGTCTGCACGTTCTTCTCGCTGGAAGCCAAGCCCGGCGGGGGGTATCGCTGTCCCGGCAGCACGATGATCGTGTCCAGAGATCTGGGCCGAACCTGGTCGGAGCCCACCCTGATCGCCAAGGATTACTACTGCAGCTCTCCGGTCAGGGAATTGAGCGACGGCCGTCTGGTCCTGGGCCTTTACGCCGAGCGTCCCGATGGACAGTGGGGGGCGGTCACGTGTTCTTCTGACGGAGGGCAAAGCTGGAACCGTCCGGTCGACATCGCCAGTGCTGGTATGCCTCTGGCAGCGGAGACCGACGTCATCCGGTTGCGTGACGGCACGCTCTACGCTGCCCTCCGGGCCGAAAGCGGGAGCTGCGCCTGGTCGGCATCGGCCGACAACGGCCGATCCTGGAGCACCGCCCGGCCGATGGGTTTCCCAGGGCATTGCCCTTACCTCCACCGGGCGGCTGACGGGGCGATTTGTCTCGCCCAGCGGCTCCCCGAGACCTGTCTGCGGATCAGCCGAGATGAGTGTCGTACCTGGAGCGAGCCGATCGCGGTGGACGCTTTCATCGGAGCCTACCCGTCCATGGTCACGCTTCGCGATGGGAGCGTGCTCATCGTCTACTACGAGGAAGGGGATCAATCCAGTATTCGTGCCAAGCGATTTCGGCTGACGGGAAGCGGTGTCCAGTGGTTACCTCCCGCCGATGAGTCCCTGGCTCGTTGTGGGCTGAGGACGGAGAGTGTGAGTCGCATCTGGGACTTTGCACCCCACAATGCCTTCACTGATTTGGTGCGCCACGGGGACAAGCTGTTCTGCGTGTTCCGCGAGGCCACGGGACACGGTGTCAGCCCGACAGGGTCCATTCGGATCCTGTGTTCACGAGACGATGGATGCACGTGGCAGTCCGCGGCCCTGATCACGTCGCCCGGCCTGGATCTCCGGGACCCCAAGATTACTCTGACACCCGACCGCAGACTCATGGTCTATGCCGCGGGAGTGCAGGCCCAGGCCGTTGCCGGAGTAACCCACCGAAACTACGTCTGGTTCTCCCCCGACGGCAAGGACTTCGGCAAGGCGGCCGAGATCGGCGAACCCAACATCTGGCTTTGGCGGGTGACGTGGCACAAGGGAACGGCATACGGCGTCGGCTACTCAGTAACGAGCGATCGTCTGCTGCGACTGTACACCAGTACGGATGGGAACCGTTTCACCGTTCTGGTGCCAAACATGGGTCCTCAGGGCTATGCCAACGAGACTTCGACGATCATCTTTTCCCCCGACGGCACGGCACGTGTTCTCCTGAGGCGTGACCCGGAGGTGGGTATGATCGGCACTGCATCGCACCCCTATCGTGATTGGGTATGGCAGCCGCTGGATTGCCGCCTCGGCGGTCCCGAGATGCGGCAGTTGCCCGATGGGCGACTCCTGGCGGCGGTGCGCCTTTACGACAATCCGGTGCGTACGAGCCTCGCGTGGGTGGATCCGCAGAAACGCATCCTAGCCGAGGTCTTCTCCTTGCCGTCAGGTGGAGACACCAGCTACGCCGGAATCGCGGCAAGCGAGGATGATCGCCTGTGGCTCAGCTACTACTCATCGCACGAGGGCCGGACATGCATATACCTCGCGGTGCTCCGGTTGGACGGTAAGACAGAGCCGGCACGGTGA
- a CDS encoding prepilin-type N-terminal cleavage/methylation domain-containing protein: MASPLHVPFRQGNRSVPGVSRGPLGFTLIEVLVVVAIIALLIAILFPALRKARRQGRVVVCSSNIAQLCRGMIAYTHESNGHYAPHLANYPNQVQFQRDMRPFPDYRRLLYERFANKQEDALWCPLISTAYYMQPSRSQANLGDLEDERKWSKVFFVAFTSPSGAGYGGSPSYMSGYAVFAGLTTNPKPKPGEPATYAGFWSWDQSGNRYRDHEPRQAGYSQDAIIADVNEAWPKEGYGTPLRPHRTYHSENWDELIGTADGVNRFVDSNVGFGDGSVQTRRRLRNHVGRDGIGSSATGCYSY, encoded by the coding sequence ATGGCATCGCCGCTTCACGTGCCATTCCGTCAGGGAAACAGGAGCGTCCCGGGAGTGTCTCGAGGCCCCCTCGGATTCACCCTGATTGAAGTTCTCGTGGTTGTGGCGATCATCGCCTTGTTGATCGCCATTCTCTTCCCGGCATTGCGAAAGGCGCGGCGGCAGGGCAGGGTCGTTGTGTGTTCGAGCAACATCGCCCAGCTCTGCCGGGGTATGATCGCGTACACGCACGAATCCAACGGGCACTATGCACCTCATCTGGCGAACTACCCGAACCAGGTTCAGTTCCAGCGAGATATGCGGCCATTCCCGGACTACCGAAGGTTGCTCTATGAGCGGTTTGCGAACAAGCAGGAGGATGCGTTGTGGTGTCCGCTGATTTCCACGGCGTACTACATGCAGCCAAGCAGGAGCCAGGCGAACCTCGGTGATCTCGAGGACGAGCGGAAGTGGTCCAAGGTGTTCTTCGTCGCTTTCACCTCCCCGAGCGGAGCAGGCTACGGCGGTTCGCCCAGTTACATGTCAGGCTACGCTGTCTTCGCGGGATTGACGACCAACCCCAAGCCGAAACCGGGCGAACCGGCGACCTACGCCGGTTTCTGGTCCTGGGACCAATCCGGCAACCGATATCGTGATCATGAACCTCGTCAGGCAGGTTACTCTCAGGACGCGATCATCGCGGACGTCAACGAAGCTTGGCCCAAGGAGGGCTATGGGACTCCCCTTCGGCCCCACAGAACGTATCACTCGGAGAACTGGGATGAGCTGATCGGGACTGCAGATGGAGTCAACCGCTTCGTTGACAGCAATGTCGGCTTTGGTGACGGCAGCGTGCAGACCCGAAGGAGATTGAGAAATCACGTTGGCCGGGACGGGATCGGCAGCAGCGCGACGGGATGTTATTCGTACTGA
- a CDS encoding thrombospondin type 3 repeat-containing protein, with product MNVLSQSPWGRGWAFVVAVVIGLALARGAGAQAINPDFESGLTGWQINAGGVVSTLADEHGGFAMLQEAGMAGAPATSTLYQDFILPEGNALIFEYTLVAAGDFVSGGALPDAFTARLLNPDTLAPLISTAGVNDYFYNDSPGNIDFDPLIVTRTPSTTRDGWFTVTADLSTVPVGTRVRLQFDLLGTGASDGQVTVIAVDGVLVAIAGPVDQCPADPTKTNPGVCGCGVPDIDSDGDGVLDCLDGCPNDPGKTLAGQCGCGVPDTDSDHDGAADCLDTCPTDPNKTAPGVCGCGMPDADSDGDDVPDCTDACPEDPNKSVLGACGCGVADTDTDSDGMADCTDACPADPAKITPGTCGCGVADTDTDSDGVADCADACPADPTKSVLGTCGCGVADTDSDSDGVADCLDNCPQAPNPEQLDTDSDGMGDACDGDTGRPDPTNRQEERRITTVLTQFNACGMLGAAPLPCMLLALLALKFGTRSWGRE from the coding sequence ATGAACGTCCTCAGTCAATCGCCGTGGGGAAGAGGCTGGGCTTTCGTCGTGGCGGTGGTGATCGGCCTGGCCCTCGCTCGAGGGGCCGGCGCCCAGGCGATCAACCCTGATTTCGAGAGCGGCCTGACCGGCTGGCAGATCAACGCCGGGGGCGTAGTCAGTACCCTGGCCGATGAGCACGGGGGCTTCGCGATGCTCCAGGAAGCCGGGATGGCCGGCGCGCCGGCTACCAGCACGCTCTATCAGGACTTCATCCTCCCGGAAGGCAACGCCCTCATCTTTGAGTACACCCTGGTCGCTGCCGGCGATTTCGTGAGCGGCGGTGCCCTGCCGGACGCGTTCACCGCCCGGCTCCTGAATCCCGACACGCTCGCGCCGCTGATCAGTACCGCGGGGGTCAATGACTACTTCTACAACGACTCGCCCGGGAACATTGATTTTGACCCCCTGATCGTCACCCGGACCCCCTCGACGACCCGGGACGGCTGGTTCACAGTCACGGCGGACCTTTCGACCGTTCCGGTCGGCACCCGGGTCCGATTGCAGTTTGACCTGCTCGGCACCGGAGCATCTGACGGCCAGGTGACGGTGATCGCGGTGGACGGAGTCCTGGTCGCGATCGCCGGTCCCGTCGACCAATGCCCGGCTGATCCGACCAAAACCAACCCGGGGGTGTGCGGATGCGGTGTGCCCGACATCGACTCCGACGGCGACGGAGTGCTCGACTGCCTCGATGGTTGTCCGAATGATCCGGGCAAGACCTTGGCCGGACAATGCGGATGCGGCGTGCCCGACACGGACTCGGATCACGACGGGGCCGCGGACTGCCTTGACACTTGCCCAACCGACCCCAACAAGACGGCTCCGGGAGTCTGCGGCTGTGGGATGCCCGATGCCGATTCCGACGGGGACGACGTTCCGGATTGCACGGACGCCTGCCCGGAGGATCCGAACAAGAGCGTGCTCGGAGCCTGTGGTTGCGGCGTAGCGGACACCGACACCGATAGCGACGGCATGGCGGACTGCACGGACGCCTGCCCGGCGGATCCGGCCAAGATCACACCCGGCACCTGTGGTTGTGGCGTGGCGGATACCGACACCGATAGCGACGGCGTGGCGGATTGCGCGGACGCCTGCCCGGCCGATCCGACCAAGAGCGTGCTCGGCACCTGCGGCTGCGGAGTGGCGGACACCGACTCGGACAGCGATGGCGTCGCGGACTGCCTGGACAACTGCCCGCAGGCGCCCAATCCTGAGCAACTCGACACGGATAGCGATGGTATGGGGGATGCTTGCGATGGGGACACCGGCCGGCCCGATCCCACAAACAGGCAGGAAGAGCGGAGGATTACCACGGTGCTGACCCAATTCAATGCCTGCGGGATGCTGGGCGCGGCCCCCCTTCCATGTATGTTGTTGGCCCTGCTGGCGTTGAAGTTCGGAACGCGATCGTGGGGTAGGGAGTGA
- a CDS encoding exo-alpha-sialidase, which produces MTGELRGSAASYSSRILRRRWAGNAFLAGILCWVWALPGAAQQLLSVQKIWDQAPHNAFTDLVLHNGAFYCCFREGDGHVSLPASARILRSADGQTWTTAALLANPTEDYRDPHLTVTPDNRLMLYLASRTDPPVSGITHRNYAFFSTDGSTWTNRVEIGEPNIWLWRITWHQNVAYGIGYSWTSGAFIRLYRSTDGVHFDTLVPDMGVPVEPNETSRIIFMPDGKACVLAREGAWGTAYPPYAQWNWLPLGFSVGGPEMLRLPDGRFIAATRLYDGAVRTALSWVDPTTGTLTECLSLPSGGDTSYPGLVWHNDTLWVSYYSSHEGRASIYLAKVAFPETPTLGVQDTFTRPDSDSLGMTEAPEIPWIERTTLGSLSNVAQIKDAQLWVFGSEGNAATASGPGAAVLDVDLRNLSISADVRFSLDNPVQAAGRNTGGFMLRKPRSDASIGDPNSAGQITVQFHPSGGLYVGQMTTNGSGLATLFADNPFTPGLQDLDELHVFQEAGGLPRSINGQPFDADGDGVLETSEPFRLEAVLVGQSLDVKVNGQPICATTVAGQSSSPSNFLALFKNRWTNETNAASSHIFFDNLLVLAIGGNDHCSQAPAISEGVTLGTTHGATNDGQSSCDASSDPPDVWYRYTTPITGDLVIDTCGTDINTTLSVLDECGGQELGCSHLCPEGPCPESDTCLLVPVTKGRSYLIRVASADDSRGRFDLNVQTRIPTVLTHRGMSDPLLETPPWTLDTNAVAPDATMEPGDDGQPHWRIAVAQGWRANYQYRLSPVHWSDPRGWTLTARVRPATAPGLYQSYLEVNDDRDAWSISLVTPGGLLDPGLWTNGLALEPFQHLAAFDPAAEYHTYQMIYEPAADQARGAVLYYMDGRMVGMQSRTEALDRALARVVWGDNDSGGIGGSDSRWTFVRFELGQRPLPPCSNPPADADADGDVDQDDFGAFQRCYTDKANPVEGACSCFDADFTGTVDAADLAAFIRCVSSPTVLADPRCDG; this is translated from the coding sequence GTGACCGGCGAGCTCAGGGGTAGCGCGGCGTCGTATTCGAGCCGGATCCTTAGGAGAAGGTGGGCGGGCAATGCCTTCCTCGCCGGGATCCTGTGTTGGGTGTGGGCCCTGCCTGGCGCCGCCCAGCAGCTTCTCAGTGTGCAGAAGATCTGGGATCAGGCCCCGCACAATGCGTTCACTGATCTGGTGCTCCACAACGGCGCATTCTATTGTTGCTTCCGCGAAGGAGATGGGCATGTGTCACTTCCGGCTTCGGCCCGCATTCTGCGCTCAGCCGATGGGCAGACCTGGACCACCGCTGCCCTGCTGGCCAACCCTACGGAAGACTACCGCGATCCACACCTGACTGTCACTCCGGACAATCGGCTGATGCTGTACCTCGCCTCTCGTACCGATCCACCTGTCAGTGGCATCACCCATCGTAACTACGCGTTCTTCTCCACCGATGGCTCGACTTGGACAAACCGCGTCGAGATCGGCGAGCCGAATATCTGGCTCTGGCGGATCACATGGCACCAGAACGTCGCCTACGGCATCGGGTACTCCTGGACCTCGGGAGCGTTCATCCGCTTGTACCGGAGCACAGACGGCGTTCACTTCGATACCCTGGTGCCGGACATGGGTGTTCCAGTTGAACCCAACGAAACGTCACGTATCATCTTCATGCCGGACGGCAAGGCCTGTGTTCTCGCCCGAGAGGGGGCGTGGGGAACGGCCTACCCGCCGTATGCCCAGTGGAACTGGTTGCCACTGGGCTTCTCCGTCGGCGGACCTGAGATGCTCCGCCTGCCCGACGGGCGGTTCATCGCCGCGACGCGCCTCTACGACGGCGCCGTCCGCACGGCTCTGAGCTGGGTTGACCCGACCACCGGAACGCTGACTGAGTGCCTCTCGCTGCCTTCCGGTGGTGACACGAGCTACCCCGGCCTCGTCTGGCACAATGACACCCTTTGGGTCAGCTACTACTCGTCACATGAAGGCAGAGCATCGATCTACCTCGCCAAGGTGGCCTTCCCGGAGACTCCGACCCTCGGCGTCCAAGACACATTCACACGACCGGACAGCGACTCCCTGGGAATGACCGAGGCCCCCGAGATCCCCTGGATCGAGCGAACCACGCTCGGCTCGCTGTCGAACGTTGCCCAGATCAAGGACGCGCAGCTGTGGGTGTTCGGCTCAGAGGGCAACGCGGCGACGGCGTCGGGGCCAGGCGCGGCCGTGCTGGACGTCGATCTGAGGAACTTGTCGATCTCCGCAGATGTTCGATTCTCGCTAGACAACCCGGTTCAGGCAGCCGGCAGAAACACCGGCGGCTTCATGCTCCGAAAACCACGGTCGGACGCCTCCATCGGGGACCCCAACTCAGCCGGCCAGATCACCGTTCAGTTCCATCCGAGCGGCGGCCTGTATGTCGGCCAGATGACGACGAACGGCTCAGGTCTGGCCACGCTATTCGCCGACAATCCATTCACTCCCGGCCTGCAAGACCTCGACGAGTTGCACGTCTTCCAGGAAGCCGGCGGACTGCCACGATCCATCAACGGCCAGCCGTTCGACGCCGACGGCGATGGCGTGCTGGAAACCAGCGAGCCGTTCCGTCTCGAAGCTGTTCTCGTCGGGCAATCTCTCGATGTGAAGGTCAACGGCCAGCCGATCTGCGCAACAACGGTTGCAGGCCAATCGAGCAGCCCCTCCAACTTCTTGGCCTTGTTCAAGAACCGATGGACGAACGAGACGAACGCGGCCTCCTCGCACATCTTCTTCGACAATCTCCTCGTCCTGGCGATTGGCGGTAATGACCACTGCTCCCAGGCCCCGGCCATCAGCGAGGGCGTGACCCTCGGTACGACTCACGGGGCCACGAACGACGGCCAGTCTTCCTGTGACGCATCGTCCGACCCTCCGGACGTCTGGTACCGCTACACCACCCCAATCACGGGCGACCTCGTAATCGATACCTGCGGCACCGACATCAACACGACACTTTCGGTGCTGGACGAGTGCGGCGGCCAGGAACTCGGCTGCAGCCATCTCTGTCCGGAAGGCCCCTGCCCAGAAAGCGACACCTGCCTGCTGGTACCAGTCACCAAGGGGCGATCATACCTGATCCGAGTGGCAAGCGCGGACGACTCCAGGGGCCGATTTGACTTGAATGTCCAGACACGAATCCCCACCGTGCTGACCCATCGCGGAATGAGCGATCCTCTGCTCGAAACACCCCCGTGGACATTGGATACAAACGCCGTCGCGCCCGACGCCACCATGGAACCTGGCGATGACGGCCAACCCCACTGGCGAATAGCCGTTGCCCAGGGTTGGCGGGCCAACTACCAATACCGGCTGAGCCCGGTGCACTGGTCGGACCCGCGCGGCTGGACCTTGACCGCGCGGGTGCGTCCAGCCACGGCACCGGGCCTCTATCAGAGCTACCTGGAAGTCAACGACGACCGCGATGCCTGGTCGATCAGCCTGGTGACTCCCGGTGGACTGCTGGACCCAGGGCTCTGGACGAACGGACTTGCGCTGGAGCCGTTCCAGCACCTCGCCGCCTTCGATCCGGCAGCGGAGTATCACACCTACCAGATGATCTATGAGCCGGCCGCCGACCAGGCTCGAGGGGCGGTACTCTACTACATGGACGGACGGATGGTGGGCATGCAGAGCCGCACGGAAGCGCTGGACCGGGCCCTGGCCCGGGTGGTGTGGGGCGACAACGACTCCGGCGGAATCGGGGGCTCCGACTCCCGGTGGACATTCGTCCGTTTCGAACTCGGCCAGAGGCCCTTGCCACCCTGCAGCAATCCCCCAGCCGACGCCGACGCGGATGGAGACGTGGATCAGGACGACTTCGGCGCCTTTCAGAGGTGTTACACCGACAAGGCGAACCCCGTCGAAGGAGCTTGCTCGTGCTTCGATGCCGACTTCACGGGAACCGTCGACGCAGCCGATTTGGCGGCTTTCATCCGCTGCGTCAGCAGCCCAACCGTCCTCGCTGATCCGCGATGCGACGGATAG
- a CDS encoding fibronectin type III domain-containing protein codes for MQFLYLANTGQNAFLANEGVNLLNAWLNTGMAEPYVMAAATWGSAPPPPCGTPGVPQNLLAKAGKKSITLTWAAGAPAPTGGYRVYYVQSGKLQFRAGVSKTTLTYKDTGLTSRQAYTYVVTAWNDCNGNGVFDAGIDTESTVSNQASATAQ; via the coding sequence GTGCAGTTCCTGTACCTGGCCAACACCGGACAGAATGCTTTCCTGGCCAACGAGGGCGTCAACCTGCTCAACGCTTGGCTGAACACCGGCATGGCCGAGCCGTATGTGATGGCCGCGGCGACCTGGGGCAGCGCGCCGCCGCCGCCGTGCGGCACGCCGGGCGTCCCCCAAAACCTGCTCGCCAAGGCTGGAAAGAAGAGCATCACGTTGACTTGGGCGGCGGGCGCCCCGGCGCCTACGGGTGGCTACCGGGTCTATTACGTGCAGTCCGGCAAGCTCCAGTTCCGCGCTGGGGTCTCCAAGACTACACTGACCTACAAGGATACCGGATTAACCAGCCGCCAGGCCTACACCTACGTGGTGACCGCATGGAACGACTGCAACGGAAACGGCGTGTTTGATGCCGGCATTGACACGGAGAGTACGGTCAGCAACCAGGCCTCGGCCACGGCGCAGTAG